The proteins below are encoded in one region of Apium graveolens cultivar Ventura chromosome 4, ASM990537v1, whole genome shotgun sequence:
- the LOC141718345 gene encoding uncharacterized protein LOC141718345, with product MAQRWYSHLPSNSIGSFKDLSQAFIKQFISGRVPEKSSASLMGIIQGVKESVREYLNQFMKEALKVPDLDDKLQGRAEKYIKMEESMKKTTVNNKPTGNKKRKTDQEYDAKDKYPRISKSSDSSSSMKNQQLWFAGQLKDEIEYLIRRGKFGSFTKGEEAGGQKRDNDRRYDDRRGNDRDRNPQPRGPIINIISGGPTTAGTTRNSGKAYAREVISIVGEPSKRSKSEMTLEFGDPDLEGLKFPQDDPLVITPIIRNCHVMRALMDNRASVDILFYDIFIRMDYNDSQLTPSDAPTYGFNHVECKVEGAIQLSVTIGEEPMEVTQMLNFQVVKAASTYNAIMGRT from the exons atggctcaaaggtggtatagtcatCTGCCTTCGAACTCTATTGGATCCTTTAAGGACTTGAGCCAAGCTTTTATCAAGCAATTCATAAGTGGCAGAGTGCCCGAGAAGAGTTCAGCCTCTCTTATGGGCATAATCCAAGGAGTAAAGGAATCCGTGAGAGAGTATCTAAATCAGTTTATGAAGGAGGCTTTGAAGGTCcctgatcttgatgataag CTCCAGGGTAGAGCCGAAAAGTATATCAAGATGGAGGAGAGTATGAAGAAGACAACTGTGAATAACAAACCTACTGGAAACAAGAAGAGGAAGACAGATCAAGAGTATgacgctaaggacaagtatccacGAATTAGCAAAAGCTCTGACTCCTCCTCTTCTATGAAGAATCAACAACTATGGTTTGCTGG GCAACTCAAGGACGAGATTGAGTATCTGATCCGAAGGGGAAAGTTTGGAAgtttcaccaagggtgaagaggctggaggccaaaagagagataatgatcgAAGATATGACGATCGGAGGGGTAATGACAGAGATCGCAACCCACAGCCCCGAGGGCCGATAATCAATATAATCTCAGGGGGTCCAACAACAGCTGGCACTACAAGGAACTCCGGAAAAGCATATGCAAGAGAAGTAATAAGCATAGTTGGGGAACCATCTAAGCGTTCTAAGTCAGAGATGACACTTGAATTTGGTGACCCggaccttgaaggtttgaaatttcctcaggATGATCCTCTGGTTATCACTCCGATAATTAGAAATTGTCATGTTATGAGGGCCTTAATGGACAATAGAGCTTCTGTGGACATTCTGTTCTATGATATATTCATAAGGATGGACTATAATGACTCTCAACTAACTCCATCTGACGCACCCACCTATGGGTTTAACCATGTAGAATGTAAAGTCGAGGGAGCGATACAACTTTCCGTAACTATCGGGGAAGAGCCCATGGAGGTCACGCAAATGTTGAACTTTCAGGTTGTCAAGGCAGCCTCTACCTACAATGCCATCATGGGTAGGACATAA